The Canis aureus isolate CA01 chromosome 15, VMU_Caureus_v.1.0, whole genome shotgun sequence genome includes the window GCCCACACACCAGCACATCCTCCTGCCTACCCCCTGGTGCAGATGCGCTCCTGAAGGGTCCCGGCTGGCTCAAGGCTCCCTCCGCCTTGTGTTATTGAGTAGTGGGCATGTTCTCCAGGGCATCCTCCTCAGATCCCACTGGGGGTCCTTCTCCAGCCATCAGCATTTCCTCACTTTCTTTGGGGCCACTGCTTTATGTTTTCACCTGGTCCCCTTCTTGGGGTGATAAGTGTGCCATGGAAAGGAGCACTTTTATTTGCTCGTCCCAAACCCACCTGTTCCTCTCTTGTGCTCTCCTCTCCAGAGGCTTTCTCCTATGCCCTGTTTACCCAGCTAGAGGGGGCTCCAGTCAGACAGGGCCTGGCCGTGCCCCTACTGACATCTTCCACACTGGTGCACGATGGCCTCACTGCCCATGTCTCCTCCCACAGAAGGGGCCCTGGAGCTGCACACGCACCACCTCATCCCATCCCTACGCCAAGTGGTGTTCCAGGGCGACCGCCTGCCCTTCCAGTGCTCCGCCAGCTACCTGGGCAATGACACCCGCATTCGCTGGTACCACAACCGAGCTCCCCTGGAGGGCGACGAGCAAGCGGGCATCCTCCTGGCTGAGAGCCTCATCCACGACTGCACGTTCATCACCAGGTACAGGCCCTGCTGCCTCTTCTCAGCCGGAggcgtggggtgggggaggccacGGTACCCATCATCTGCCCCCCAAATGAGTCGGGCTCAGACATGTTCCTGAGGGTATGTTCCTCTGTGTAAGCGTGCACGTGTGTTTCTGGAAACCCAGGACTAAGTCATAAAGGGTCTGGCTAGGGGATAGAAAGTCAATGCCAGATAGGAAGAAAAAACTGATTCTGACATTTCTTTAGCACTTTTACAATGTATATAGTGACTCTCACCTATGTGCTGGGACTGAATCTCTGCAATAGACTTGCAAGGGAGGTGTTATTAGCTCCATGATGAAGGGGGGGATTGAAGCTCAGCCAAACAGTATCATAAGGCCAATGGATATGAAAGGAGAATGTACTTGTGTCCTTCGCTCAGTTAAAGAAAGCCCTGAAGCTCCTGCCCCGCAGGCCCTAGGCCAGGGGCTGCGGGTGGGCGCGCTGGGGCGCTGGGGCGCTGGGGGGCCGGCCGTGCAGACTGCCTCACCCAgcagccccccgccgcccgccccgcagcGAGCTGACCCTGTCTCACATCGGCGTCTGGGCGTCAGGGGAGTGGGAGTGCTCCGTGTCCACCGCCCAGGGCAACGCCAGCAAGAAGGTGGAGATCGTGGTGCTGGAGACCTCCGCCTCCTACTGCCCCGCTGAGCGAGTCGCCAACAATCGCGGGGACTTCAGGTAGGGCGCCCTCTGCCGCCCCAGGGGCGCATCACCGCCGggtcccaccccccacccccaccccagctccggCGTCGGGAACAAACGGCCCCAGGGCTCCGCACCTGCGGAGAAAGCAGGAGATGGAGAAAGCGCTTCTGTCGCCCAGCCCCGCGTCCCACTGTCCCGCAGTTGTATTTACAGAGACCTTATCTTTTCGTATAAACCCCCCATCTGATATGTGCGGTGCAGAACAAAAAGTTTGGGTGGgattttgtttgtcttgtttcCTTGCTTTAATAGTTGACAAAACTCTCCCACCACGAGTATCAGATTTTAATATCCCAGTGGACGTCTTGGTTAGGAAAGGCCGGGATCATCCTCCCCATGTACAGCTGGGAACACTCAGGCCCAGAGCGGGCAAGGGACTTACTCAAGGCTCCCGGTCTGAACAAACACGAAGTTAGAAAGAAGGTGGAGCTCGGGAGCCACTGTCTCTGAATCCCTCCCTGAGGTCCCATGGGGCTCAGCATCACAGGGCCAAGGGCAGAGGAGGGACCCTTGCTCTGCAGAGCCTAGGGCGTCAGAGGCCTCCCATCTCTGCCCCCAGGTGGCCTCGAACTCTGGCGGGCATCACAGCATACCAGTCCTGTCTACAGTACCCCTTCACCTCCGTGCCCCTGAGTGGGGGCGCCCCAGGCACCCGAGCCTCCCGCCGGTGTGACCGAGCTGGCCGCTGGGAGCCGGGGGACTACTCCCACTGTCTGTACACCAATGATATCACCCGGGTGCTCTACACGTTCGTGCTGGTGAGGCCaggagaggagggggggagggggcatctCATCAGCTCTGGTCTGGGgagtgggaaggggagaagcCAGATTGCCCCATGGGGCCTAGGACCCCCCCTCATGGCTGGGCTGCGGGCTCTGCTGCCCCTCTGTTCTGGGGGGGTGGTGTGCGTCCCGAGGGCCTCTTGCTCTTCTCATCTAGCTTTTCTCCTTCTAGGGTGTTCAGATACCTCCCCCCAGGGCCACCCCAAGCATtcatccatctttctttctttctttctttctttttctttctttctttctttctttctttctttctttctttctttctttctttctttttcttctttctttctttctttctttctttcttcctttctttctttctttctttttcttctttctttctttcttttctttcttttctttctttcttttctttctttcttttctttctttcaagattttatttatttttcatgagagacacagagagtggcagagacataggcagagggagaagcaggccccccacaaggagcctgatgtaggactggatcctgaaccctaggatcatgccctgagccaaaggcagatgctcaaccgctgagccacacaaaTGAGGACTGTGTGAGGCCATCCCATTATCCTTAGGGCGTTAGAAGTGGTGTTAGAAGTGGGCAGCCTGGAGTCCTGTTGAGTTCATTCCTTACATGTGCCTTCTGTCCTGATTAGACCCAGCTTGTGGGCCAGCCCCCTCTCCCAGGGCACTGTCGCCCCAGCAGCAGCACAGACCAGGGGGCCCCCTAGGGGTGGCTCTCGGGGATGAGGGAGCCTCCAAATGGACcagctcctttcttccttcaattcTCCCAGATGCCCATCAATGCCTCCAATGCACTGACCCTGGCCCACCAGCTGCGAGTGTACACAGCAGAGGCTGCCAGCTTCTCAGACATGATGGATGTTGTCTATGTGGCTCAGATGATCCAGAAATTTTTGGGTTATGTCGACCAGATCAAAGAGGTGAGATTCAACCCAGCCTCTGGGGTCCCTGGAAACCACCCCCCCACCATTTGCTCAAGCCTCTAGTGCCCCAGTCCCTGGGCCCCAAACCCCACTCCTGCCCTCAGTGactccctgcccctggccccctgccagctggtggaggtgatggtggaCATGGCCAGCAACCTGATGCTGGTGGACGAGCACCTGCTGTGGCTGGCCCAGCGTGAGGACAAGGCCTGCAGTGGCATCGTGGGTGCTCTGGAGCGCATCGGGGGGGCTGCCCTCAGCCCCCACGCCCAGCACATCTCTGTGGTAATATGGATCAGCTGGGAGGGAGCTCCTTGGGGAGCCTAGCCCTGGGAGGGACCTTACAGTCAACTGGGGCCAGCCCTTGCCTGCCAGGAGGCAAACACTCCTGTCTTTGGGCAGCAAGTCCTCCAAGTATGCACCTGCCATGCGCTCAGCTAGCAAGAACCCCGAGTGTGACTCACTTGTGTGGAATCCAATTCCAAGTTGTCAGGGACAGCACAAAGGAGAGGGAGGGTCCGGTGACAGGGCCGAGTTATTCAAGACTTCATGGTGGGAAACCGAGTTATAATGCTAGCCCAATGGAAGTGAACAGAAAGAAGGGTAAAAGGAGTCAAAGGAATAAGAGGAGGTTTGGAAGCAGGATGACAGTGCTGTGATGGAATGAGGAGTAATGGAGACTCCTGTTCCCTAAGGAGAGGGTGACATTGCCAATGGTGGGTTGTGACCCAATGAACCACCACAGCAGAGCACCTTTAACGTGGAAGATACTGTGCTAGTCACTTGAGGAGGTATAAGGAGGTGGGACGTGGGCCCTGCTCTGAGGCTTGGTTGGGGCAGCAGAACTAGTACTGTTCAGAGGTGAGCAAGGTCTGAGGTAGGGTGAGAGTGGGATGAAGGGTCTTAGGAGAAGGTGCTATGGCCAGGGGTTGGGGAGACGCTGCGGCAGATGTAAAACTACCAGGCCTTGAGAAGACAGTAAGGAGTGTGTAGGGGGACAAATCTGCAGAGAGGGACTGGGCAGCGTCAGGCAGGAGGCCAAGAGAGAGCCACTATATCTCAGATGGAGGGTGACAGGTTCCATATCCCCAGAACTCAAGGAACGTGGCATTGGAGGCCTACCTCATCAAGCCACACAGCTATGTGGGGCTGACCTGCACAGCCTTCCAGAGAAGGGAGGCAGGAGTGCCGGGTGTGCGGCCTGGGGGCCCTGGCCAGAACCCCTCACCGGAGCCAGAGCCCCTGGCTGATCAGCAGCTCCGCTTCCGCTGCACCACAGGGAGACCCAGCATTTCTCTGTCGTCTTTCCACATCAAGGTGGGCACCAGGGGAGGGATGTGCCAGATGCAGGTGCCTAGGGAGGGTGAGTGGTGTGTGTGGAAGCAGATCCAGAAAGGGGGTTcaggggaggcgggaggagggGACTGGAAGGCCCCAGAGTCCGAAGGGTTCCCGGATGTCTCTGAGGAACTCCGATGTCCCCCCCAGAACAGCGTGGCCCTGGCCTCCATCCAGCTGCCGTCCAGTCTGTTCTCGTCCCTTCCGGCTGCCCTGGCTCCCCCTGTTCCCCCAGACTGCACCCTGCAACTGCTCATCTTCCGAAACGGCCGCCTCTTTCGCAGCCACGGCAACACCTCCCGCCCCGGAGGCGCGGGGCCCAGCAAGCGGCGCGGTGTGGCCACCCCTGTCATCTTCGCGGGAACCAGTAAGGGCCCAACGTCCCGCGCGCAGCGCTCCCCAGTGTCTGCCCCGCGCCCCTTCGCCCCTTCGCCCTGCCCTTCCCACACCCACAGCGCCCCTCACGCCCTGGGGGAGGTGGCTGAGGAAAGGGCCCCTCGCCATTTGGGGCAGGGATAAGGGACGGAGACATCCCATAAAGGAAGGGATTGCTGGAGACAAGGCTCTGGAGGACATTGGGATTTACATCCTGGACTTGTCGAATTTCAAAAAGGTTACAGACACACTCCGAgtcctccctcaccttcctcttcccAGTATTACCTTctaccctccttccttcccaccccgccctccccgccccagccccagatCGGCTCTTCTTGGGTACTTGACGCCACCACTCATTTGGCATTTGGAATGGGCCACCTCCCAGATCATCCTGAGCCTCCCTGGGGGAGACCCACAGCCTGGAAGGCAGGAATCCCGCTGGGTCCGAAGCCCAGCACACGCCCTGCCCCAGGGGTGCAGCCACCCCAGGCCCCGCTCTACCTGGGTGGTCTCCCTTCTCCCCTGCAGGTGGCTGTGGCGTGGGAAACCTGACCGAGCCGGTGGCCATTTCACTGCGGCATTGGGCTGAGGGGGCTGAACCCATGGCAGCTTGGTGGAGCCAGGACGGCCCGGGGGGACCCGGGAGGTGGAGCTCCGAGGGCTGCCAGCTCCGCTCCAGCCAGCCCAATGTCAGCTCCCTGCAGTGCCAGCAGCTGGGCAACGTGGCGGTGCTCATGGTGAGTGGAGGGCGGGCGGAAGGTTGGGAGGACCGGGAAGTGTGCGCGATGCGGGGAAGACCCAGGTGTTCTGACCACCTGGCACCGCCGAGAACTACAGAAAGGCGGCAGCCTCGCAAGCCTCATAACTAGGATTCATGGGGAAATCGCCCTCTGGTCTTCCCCACACGTTTCATCTTTCAGGAGACAGAGGAGTCTTGCCTCCACTCATCGAGAGACATGGATCTGGAACCATCCAGCCTGGCCCTCACGTCCTGCACTCTCTGAGACCCAGATTGTTAAagtggcaaaaacaaacaaacaaacaaacaaacaaacaaaaacatgtagGAACATTTCTCCTTTCTGGTCACCCTCCTCACTCACTCCTCTCCAGTTCCCGCTCCTTCACCACATTTTACACCCCACTGTCCCAGATCCTGACCAGGCTGGCAACTGGATTATAGACAGAAACCTCCCCTTCTTTCctcatctgatttttattttttatttttttaagatttatttatttatttatccattcagagagagaggcagagacacaggcagagggagaagcaggctccacacaggaagcctgacgtaggactcaatcctgggtctccaggattacaccctaggctgcaggcggcgctaaaccgctgcgccaccgggactgccctcaTCTCTGATTTTTACATTGAGAATCAGATGTGTTCCCAGAAGGGCAAGAGACTAGGAGGGAGAAAGTGGCCGATGGCGGTGGATTATTAACACTACCTAAGATTGACTTTCTAAGAGTGGATGTCGCAGCACTCAACGTCTTCGCCTACCCAGATGGACTAGGGGCTAAAGTTGACCCGACTTGGGAAGAGGAAAAATGGTCTGGGGGACTGGCCAGGACTCCATGGAGTGGCCCCTACCCCCTGGCTTCCTAATACTTCCTCTTCCTACCCTTTCCAGGAGCTGAGTGCCTtccccagggaggtggggggctcaggggcaggGCTGCATCCAGTGGTGTACCCCTGCACTGCCCTGCTGCTGCTCTGCCTCTTCTCCACCATCATCACCTACATCCTCAACCACAGGTGGGAGCTCCTGCAGGAAGGGAGGACATGGAGGGAAGGCTGTGGGTCTCATTGAGTCCTGGCCAAGGGTTCCTTTCCCAAGGGGTCCACATGACTTTCCCAGTCTCTTGCCTAGCATTTTATTTGAAGGTTCTAAGGCTGCAAAACACATTTTGGAGGCGAAGCCCGTCCTGCCCTGGGCCCTCTAATCACAtccacacacgtgcatgcacacagatATCTgtctccccaccctaccccacccccgcctccaaCCGCTAGCCCAATGGCCTTGAGACCCCGTGGGTCTGACCTTGGGTTGGGTGGCCCATTAATTAAAGACCGTTTCTGGGGCAGCTCCATCCACGTGTCCCGGAAGGGCTGGCACATGCTGCTGAACCTGTGCTTCCACATGGCCATGACCTCTGCCGTCTTTGCAGGAGGCATCACGCTCACCAACTACCAGATGGTCTGCCAGGCAGTAAGCAGGagaaggggctggggcagggtggggggcgccCCAAGATGAGGGATGGAAACCTGGGTACAGAGTCAGGAGGTGCAAGGGGAAACGGGAGGTTCATGCTAAAAGGCCCCATCTCCACTGTTGTGGCCagccctgctgggggtggggcgtgggagtaggggtggtaaGAAGTACAGAGAGCAAAAGATGGGCCCTTAAAGTGGAGAGTGGGGATCTGCAATGGAGCAGAGGTCAGGTACTAGCCAGACAGCGAGGGCAGGGTAGGGAGAAGTCTCcagagcaggagagaagcagggtGTGGAAGGAAGAGGGTGACAGCAGGGCCAGAACCTTGAGGGGGATCTGGTTAGACCTGGGGGTGGGTCCATAGGAGGAGTGGGAAAATATTTGGACTGAGGCCCTGAGGGAGTTCTAGTAGCAGCGTGGTCTCCCCCTCGCCCCCAATCCCCCACCCCGTGGCTTGACCCCGCAGGTGGGCATCACTCTGCACTACTCTTCCTTGTCCACACTGCTCTGGATGGGTGTGAAGGCCCGCGTCCTCCACAAGGAGCTCACCTGGAGAGCACCCCCTCCACAAGAAGGGGACTCTGCCCCGCCCGCACCCCGACCCATGCTCCGGTACGTGCTTCTGACTGTCAGCTTTGCAAGGGTGAAGGGCTCGGAGGCGGGTGTAGGACACCAAAATCTGTTCTCCCAGGGTGGAGGCAGGCCGGGTCCAAGGTCCTGGCAGAGAACTATCCAAAGAGAGAAGAGGCAAGGCCCCAGGTAGCTCCAGGTTGCCCAAGGCCATGGAACCATCCTTAGGGCTCTTCAGGGATGACAAGCCCAGGGAAGGAAGTGACTCCAGTGGCTTTGGGCAGGGATCCTGGGAACCTGAGTGGTACCCTGACTTCTGTACCGTTTCAGGTGAGAGAGCAATTCTGGCCTCTGTCCCCTAGGACAGTTGTGGCCAAGTCCCCTAGGAACCTACTGAGCCTGCCCTGTAGGGGCCTTGCATTCCTGACAAAAATTTCTGACAGAATTTAAATGGGAAAGAGGATGGGACAGAGACCCGGAGTCAAGGTCTTTGAGCATCTGGTTCCAACTCCCTTAGTTCCCCAACTCCCTGACCCCCGAACCCCACTCCTCTCCAGGTTCTATCTGATTGCCGGAGGGATCCCACTCATTATTTGTGGCATCACAGCT containing:
- the ADGRA2 gene encoding adhesion G protein-coupled receptor A2 isoform X3, whose product is MGAAGRRMRGAPARLLLPLLPWLLFLAPETRGAPGCPVPIRSCKCSGERPKGLSGGAPNPARRRVVCGGGDLPEPPEPGLLPNGTVTLLLSNNKITGLRNGSFLGLSLLEKLDLGTEYLTCDCHLRWLLPWARNRSLQLSEHTVCAYPAALHAQALGGLQEAQLRCEGALELHTHHLIPSLRQVVFQGDRLPFQCSASYLGNDTRIRWYHNRAPLEGDEQAGILLAESLIHDCTFITSELTLSHIGVWASGEWECSVSTAQGNASKKVEIVVLETSASYCPAERVANNRGDFRWPRTLAGITAYQSCLQYPFTSVPLSGGAPGTRASRRCDRAGRWEPGDYSHCLYTNDITRVLYTFVLMPINASNALTLAHQLRVYTAEAASFSDMMDVVYVAQMIQKFLGYVDQIKELVEVMVDMASNLMLVDEHLLWLAQREDKACSGIVGALERIGGAALSPHAQHISVNSRNVALEAYLIKPHSYVGLTCTAFQRREAGVPGVRPGGPGQNPSPEPEPLADQQLRFRCTTGRPSISLSSFHIKNSVALASIQLPSSLFSSLPAALAPPVPPDCTLQLLIFRNGRLFRSHGNTSRPGGAGPSKRRGVATPVIFAGTSGCGVGNLTEPVAISLRHWAEGAEPMAAWWSQDGPGGPGRWSSEGCQLRSSQPNVSSLQCQQLGNVAVLMELSAFPREVGGSGAGLHPVVYPCTALLLLCLFSTIITYILNHSSIHVSRKGWHMLLNLCFHMAMTSAVFAGGITLTNYQMVCQAVGITLHYSSLSTLLWMGVKARVLHKELTWRAPPPQEGDSAPPAPRPMLRFYLIAGGIPLIICGITAAVNIHNYRDHSPYCWLVWRPSLGAFYIPVALILLITWIYFLCAGLRLRSPLVQSPKGGTSRVSLEPGEELRGSSRLRSSGPLLNDSGSLLATGSAGVVTPGPPEDGDGLYSPGVQLGALVTTHFLYLAMWACGALAVSQRWLPRVVCSCLYGAAASALGLFVFTHHCARRRDVRASWRACCPQASASRASPRAAPAAPEDGSPVFGEGPPSLKSSPSGSSSHAPPLGPCKLTNLQLAQSQVCEGGTAARGEGEPEPTGSRGSLAPRHPNNLHHGRRAHKSRAKAHRAGEAGAKNRLRALRGGAAAGAPEPPSSESGSLHNSPSDSHPGSSRNSPGLQLEGEPMLTPSEGSDTSAAPPPEASRQGQRRSASRDNLRGGGGGAPERDSKRRSYPLNAASLNGAPKGAKYDDVSGADAAGGACMKTGLWKSETTV
- the ADGRA2 gene encoding adhesion G protein-coupled receptor A2 isoform X2 — protein: MDSEQVASKASLLVFLSLYGTRTASGLHHPKGTVSGGLYPGARLLSNNKITGLRNGSFLGLSLLEKLDLRNNVISTVQPGAFLGLGELKRLDLSNNRIGCLTSDTFQGLPRLLRLNISGNIFSSLQPGVFDELPALKVVDLGTEYLTCDCHLRWLLPWARNRSLQLSEHTVCAYPAALHAQALGGLQEAQLRCEGALELHTHHLIPSLRQVVFQGDRLPFQCSASYLGNDTRIRWYHNRAPLEGDEQAGILLAESLIHDCTFITSELTLSHIGVWASGEWECSVSTAQGNASKKVEIVVLETSASYCPAERVANNRGDFRWPRTLAGITAYQSCLQYPFTSVPLSGGAPGTRASRRCDRAGRWEPGDYSHCLYTNDITRVLYTFVLMPINASNALTLAHQLRVYTAEAASFSDMMDVVYVAQMIQKFLGYVDQIKELVEVMVDMASNLMLVDEHLLWLAQREDKACSGIVGALERIGGAALSPHAQHISVNSRNVALEAYLIKPHSYVGLTCTAFQRREAGVPGVRPGGPGQNPSPEPEPLADQQLRFRCTTGRPSISLSSFHIKNSVALASIQLPSSLFSSLPAALAPPVPPDCTLQLLIFRNGRLFRSHGNTSRPGGAGPSKRRGVATPVIFAGTSGCGVGNLTEPVAISLRHWAEGAEPMAAWWSQDGPGGPGRWSSEGCQLRSSQPNVSSLQCQQLGNVAVLMELSAFPREVGGSGAGLHPVVYPCTALLLLCLFSTIITYILNHSSIHVSRKGWHMLLNLCFHMAMTSAVFAGGITLTNYQMVCQAVGITLHYSSLSTLLWMGVKARVLHKELTWRAPPPQEGDSAPPAPRPMLRFYLIAGGIPLIICGITAAVNIHNYRDHSPYCWLVWRPSLGAFYIPVALILLITWIYFLCAGLRLRSPLVQSPKGGTSRVSLEPGEELRGSSRLRSSGPLLNDSGSLLATGSAGVVTPGPPEDGDGLYSPGVQLGALVTTHFLYLAMWACGALAVSQRWLPRVVCSCLYGAAASALGLFVFTHHCARRRDVRASWRACCPQASASRASPRAAPAAPEDGSPVFGEGPPSLKSSPSGSSSHAPPLGPCKLTNLQLAQSQVCEGGTAARGEGEPEPTGSRGSLAPRHPNNLHHGRRAHKSRAKAHRAGEAGAKNRLRALRGGAAAGAPEPPSSESGSLHNSPSDSHPGSSRNSPGLQLEGEPMLTPSEGSDTSAAPPPEASRQGQRRSASRDNLRGGGGGAPERDSKRRSYPLNAASLNGAPKGAKYDDVSGADAAGGACMKTGLWKSETTV